The Arachis ipaensis cultivar K30076 chromosome B07, Araip1.1, whole genome shotgun sequence genomic interval TGGATCCTTCATCTTTCTAATGCAGGCAAAGCCGTCAAGCCAGCTGTTAGTGAGAAAAATGCAAAGGGGGCACCAGTAAAAAATGAACGTTTATCAAGCTCCTCAGCTAATGTTGGGCAATTCGTTGAGGAGATTTTGCAAAAAACATCTGAATTAGTGCTTTTGCAGGTAAAGCTAAAATTAAAGCTTTCTTTTCAAATTAGAACTTATTATTCCATCCCCAAATCATGATGAACAATCTTGATTATACAGATCAATGAAGGAAATATAAAGCAACATGGAGAGCAGCTTGCTACCGTGGTATCCGACAATTTACGGAAAAACCTGAGCTCAGATTTCAAAAACCTTGCTGTAAGTATTTGGTGATGCCGGTTATTAgttaatcctttttttttttttcccttagcAATAAAATTAGGGAATGGGTTCCTTGCAGTTGCAATAGGTAAAAATCTTCTATTGATGTGCAATTTCTTTCTAATAACTAGATTATTGTTAATTGCACACAGATGATATTTAAGAACACCGCATACACAGAAGGGTTCCATGCTGGTACTCACCATCAGCGCAGGGGCTTTTGAATCTCGATGTAAAATTTTGCAGCTATGGAGGTTAAACCAAGGGACCATATTATAACTCCAGTTATTCAGTATTCGTTTTATGACTTCACCTTGCATTGATTCATCGTTCATAGAGAGAAAAATTTGGTCCTGAAAAGAGGATTTGAAAACTAATTTAATGGCTTAAaagacaaaaaaagaaaaagaaaaagaaataggcACTTGGAGCAGGTCATCCAGACAGAGTTGTTACTCATTAAAAATTTCTTCATACTTTTAAAGTCCCAGTTTATCAAGATATGTGACGAGATGTCTTTTCATAGAAACTTTTATCTCATGAATATACGCATGACTTTAATGTTTAATGTTGATTTCACCTCAGTCGGTGAATGAATTTTATAGTAATCCAATTATAATTATGTTCCTTTTAACGACTGTCATTGTTAATAACATAATAATTACAGCATATAGATATAACGGGATAACCAAAGTAACATTGTGATACGACATGGCATCGTATATTGCAGTAACATGTACTCTAGCCATTCATTAATTAACTGTATTAAGCTATATACATTTTATATGCTAAAAGAATAACAAACAAATGCCACATCCACGGAATCAGGGAGAAGTGCCCTTTTTCACGACGGTTTACACTGTTCTCCAACTTTGTATATTGTGAAGATGAACTCCAGTTTTAACATGATTGAAACGTGAAAACCCGAAGACAATTTTAACTCGTGTGAAGTGCAAGTTCAAGATGCTCCTGCGAAATggatttttattaaaaagaagTTGGTAAAGCAAGCAAAGAATGCAGCATGAATATGTGATAGTAACTTACAACTGAATTACAGCATGACAAGTTGCCTAAACTGCGATGACAGAGCTGCCAATAAATTACAACTGAATTCAGCACCTGAGCTTTAGTTAAAGAATGGTGCAAGAGCGTCTTGGATTAGGTACTGAAAGACGAGTGCAAACACAATCTCAGTTGATGGAAAAATAAACACAAGgattaattgagtttaatttgaatTAATCACCCCTGAGAGAAGCAGTAGCGTTATTATTCTCTCCTGGTCCTGGATCAGCAGGATGAACACGTCGACGGTGGTGATGAAATGGCCAAAGAGAAGAAACCCTCGTCCACCTCAAGCACCTCTGAAACCTCCCCTCAGCAAcacattcatcatcatcatcaccatcggGCACCTCATGGCGGCAAACGGGGCAAGAATTATGAAGCCTCAGCCACGGAACAATGCAATCAGAGTGATAAACATGCTTACATGGAAGCTCCCTCACTTCTTCACCAACCTCAAACTCTTCCTGACAAACCGGACACTGAGAATTCTCTTTCAGATGCTGTGCTTCTATTTTCACTCTCGGTATCCCTCTGATTGCTCTCTCCGCCGCCGGCGCCGGACCCGGCCTATCATTCTCGGTAATCTGCTCGATCAGCTCGTTCAGTCCCGGACCAAGGAAGTAGTCCCTGGAGTCCACCCCGATCGGCACCACCGGACGGTCGCGGCGCGGCGGCGGAACCATGGCTTCGAGCTCCTCGGGGGAAGCACCGATGGGATGGACAATGATCCAGGTTCGGGGACGAGTTGTAGGGTGGGGGTCGGGTGTGTCGGAAGGTTGGCGGCGGCGGATGCGGGGGCGGCGACGGGGTTGTTGGAAGGCGGGATCGAGCATGAGGGAGAGAGCTTCTAGAAGACGGGGCTGTGGAGAAGGGTGGTTAGTGTTAGGGGTAAAATCGAGAAAGAGTCTTGGGGTTGGCATGTTGATTTCTTGGATGAATTGGCCAAAGCAGCGTGGACAGGATGGGTTGTTATCGTGTGCGGCTCGCACCATGCGGTTGCACTGGAAGCACCAGTATAGTTGGAatccattgttattgttgttgcttCTTTCTCTTGGTGGACTCACAGACATTATTATGATGGTTTGTTTTGGGATGCATGCATGGAACCATGTTTTATATTTGTGTTTATGAGGATGCATGACTTATGGGTTTTCTAATTTTGATGCTGCCACTGTTTCTTGTGATGGTGGGAAAAGGATAAGTAGTGTTTTGGATTTTCGCATTCACTTATATTAACCAAAAACGCTTTTCATTTCAAATGGAATTACTTTGCTTCTAAATTTTGTTGCCTTTCATCCACAATGTTGGTTAGACTTTGTTCATGGGTTAAGTCAACCACAATCGCATCAACTTGCTTTTTGAGTTGTAGAggttttttgtttttactttttttgtCATGAAAAGTTGTagggttttttcttttttttttttggtcaggtGAAAAGTTGTAGGGTTAACACCTACTCCATGCCACTTGGTTATCATTTTCATCGGTGAAGAGGCCCAATATATATCGGACTTGGCCTGTATCAATTTAGTCATGTATTTTTAGGCCCATGTTGTGTTACTGTTAAAAATCCAAAGAAAGTTATGGGATAACAAAAAGAATACTCAAAATTCGGAAACCATAATAAGGTTGaccaacaataataaataaataaattgaagaatttaaattttttttaagcaaACCAAATagttgaattaaaaatttatgcgTTGTTATAAATTGTGAATCACATACTTACAAGATTGTAAATGTGTTATTCTTACCCAAATANNNNNNNNNNNNNNNNNNNNNNNNNNNNNNNNNNNNNNNNNNNNNNNNNNNNNNNNNNNNNNNNNNNNNNNNNNNNNNNNNNNNNNNNNNNNNNNNNNNNNNNNNNNNNNNNNNNNNNNNNNNNNNNNNNNNNNNNNNNNNNNNNNNNNNNNNNNNNNNNNNNNNNNNNNNNNNNNNNNNNNNNNNNNNNCTtactttattaattatttaatataaaattgtaattaattataataagagTACATAAAAAATAACCACCTAAGTCTTTCTACTTCAACACTTCTTTCTATCAAATTTTGTTTAGAGATGGAATTTATTATCTATAATTTCATTTACATTAACCTATGATGCATAACATATTGTACTAAACATATAGATATATTGTACTatgtttaaattaatttttattctaattgacatatgataaaatagattatttttttaataataaatataaattcaaTTGTAATTAATTAGTCATTTTACTTTTAGTACATgtcaattagaataaaaatttacttaattgattaattatttaatatatgactataattaattataataagagTACATataaaatacacaagaataatcacttaactttttttttagCATTCAACAGAATTATGTTCCTAAATGTATGGATGGTAAATTATTTTGCTGGTACATAGAAAAACAGTGAGTCTATAATTTTACTAAAGTTAGATTTACCCACAGTGATGTATTTTCTGTCATTTTTCTACTTACTTTCTGAAGAACCAATCAACTTCAAAATTCCAAAGTTTCTGATGCTTCATCCAACATTTTCCAAGTTGAAGGGAATGTCTACCCTCTTGGATATTACAAAGTATTTCTACGTATTGCTTATCCTCAGCTCTATGATTTTGACATTAATTCTAGTAGTGACTTATTTATTATCtggattattttttattagtaataAATATAAACTNNNNNNNNNNNNNNNNNNNNNNTATGTTTAGGTCTGAcaactctcttctttttctttcgttTGATGGGAAATATTTAATGGCAATTTGAGTATTTAGTAATCTAATCACAACTTTTCATATTTTACAAATAATCATGGTTTTTTGTTGTTAGTAAACTATTAAATTGTAGCATACTCAATCATATTTGGCTGGTCAACAATCTCTTCATTTGTATACGGGTACCCTTTCTACAATTGTACAATTTGAGAGGAAATAAgataaaagaagagaagaaaatagtACACTACGGACAACATTAAGTTCTTAGAAGCTTCCTCGTTCTTTGTCAATGCTGTTGAGTAATTTGATACTTTTTGTAATCATGAGAACAATACATacattttcattctattttttagttttgcttaaaaaaaatgcaattattAGTAGTATAAAAGAAAAACGAAATATGAACTTACAAATAGTTTTCATTGTAGAAATGGATAGATTATATAATAGTACAAAATTTTCACTTCCATTCTCTTTATCAATAATTATTGCTTTAATAATTATTCAAATAATTTGGAGCCAAAGGTAATAGTTTGTAAAAGCTAAGTCTTCCTAAGAGACCTAGTATTAACATTTGAAATCATAATATATTATATTCCAAGTAAAACAAGAATATAATAATGATCAaggtttgaattaaaaattacataaaaattttataatttattcgtTCTTCTGACCCTAAAAGGCTCCTCTAGCCTCTAACCTTGACACTGTgaatggaataataataataatatgtttAAATTTGGGACCATGTAAAGCAAAGCATTATTGTTGAATTGATCATGGCTCGTAGGTATTCAAATATTTCCACTCTCAAGAAAAGGAAATTCCAAAAGTGCAATTTCGAACTCACCGACCATATTTGACCTCAAGACAATTTCTTTTTTCCCCTTAAATTTTAGCTTTGAATTAATCAAACCAATTTATGGATGTGTGACATTCTTTTCAATATAAGACACAATGTTATTATCAAGTCCAAGCTCCAAAATCCgctaatatttttgtattttgggtTATAAAAAGGTAGAGGTAAAATATCAAGTGGAGTAGAACCACATTAATTAAACCAAGGTTGAAGACTTGTAtgtgtatttattttatattttgctAACCACATTGATTAACCCTGATGACAACATTATCCAGCTATAAATTAACTATCAAGTAGGTGTAGAAAGTCAAGAAAGTCGATTGGATTAGGTGAATTGACCCACCCACTTCATAACCCTACAAGTGGTTCATTCTCTTACCACATTGATGAATGTGGTTATTAGTCACTGTAAGTAGGATAATGACCCTCCAAATATTGTAACATATATATAGGAAAAAAAGTCAAAAGACATTTTATGTATAAGGTTCAATTCATGGCATCATGACTTTAATTTAAGGTTTTGAGCTTACATCTTTGTTTTTGTCATCCCTCTTAGCTACTTTGAATTAAGGACAATTAATAAAGCTTTGATCTTGTTCAGTTTCAAATTTTCAAACGTCACTTTGTATATGCTTTTTTTATTTGCCTATTATGAAATGGGTTTAGCTATTAATAAGTTTACTATtaatagaaaattttaaattttttatttaataaatataaaataaatacattaaaatctAGAAATTATGGATTCAAATCTCTAAATAGATAAATGTATTCTTAGCATATAAGATAGATAAATCCTTATTAAATATACATTAGCACTTTAGCATGTCAAAGCAAATAGGTTCCCAATTTCAAAGTGTGaacatatataattttttcttttgcatttatttagatatttattatcaatttgatttttatatataaaaattcaaaagtGTAAATAATTTTCAACGNNNNNNNNNNNNNNNNNNNNNNNNNNNNNNNNNNNNNNNNNNNNNNNNNNNNTTAttcatttattaaaataataacattttaaaaaaattactaattGCTAACATGTATCTTACTTAGTTAAACACTTAAACCCCATTAAtgtatttattgtttatttattttattaacaaTTACATTAACATGTACTCCAGTTAATTAAACCCCATTAATGATGATTCCCTGTAAATGTTTGGGTTTTTACTATTCTATTATTGTTGATAGTATacaactattttattttataaaccaACTTGAGTTTGTTGGTGATTAACTC includes:
- the LOC107606075 gene encoding E3 ubiquitin-protein ligase RING1-like, which translates into the protein MHPHKHKYKTWFHACIPKQTIIIMSVSPPRERSNNNNNGFQLYWCFQCNRMVRAAHDNNPSCPRCFGQFIQEINMPTPRLFLDFTPNTNHPSPQPRLLEALSLMLDPAFQQPRRRPRIRRRQPSDTPDPHPTTRPRTWIIVHPIGASPEELEAMVPPPRRDRPVVPIGVDSRDYFLGPGLNELIEQITENDRPGPAPAAERAIRGIPRVKIEAQHLKENSQCPVCQEEFEVGEEVRELPCKHVYHSDCIVPWLRLHNSCPVCRHEVPDGDDDDECVAEGRFQRCLRWTRVSSLWPFHHHRRRVHPADPGPGENNNATASLRVPNPRRSCTIL